One Primulina tabacum isolate GXHZ01 chromosome 10, ASM2559414v2, whole genome shotgun sequence DNA segment encodes these proteins:
- the LOC142505012 gene encoding uncharacterized protein LOC142505012 — MTLFNKVPMFSKEDFDDWKIRMQAHFAAQDDDMWFVITNGPLKILKPNTAIAVTEGAPQFVEKQRSERTSEDKKKTNLDNVAKDILYKTLDKYTFSKIKMCPTTKEIWEKLIQICEKNEQTKENKLSVAMQNFENLKMKAGETLREFDERFNSLVNELAALGKELGNREVTLKVMRALPRE; from the coding sequence ATGACACTTTTCAACAAAGTCCCTATGTTCTCAAAGGAggatttcgatgattggaagattagGATGCAAGCCCATTTTGCAGCCcaagacgatgatatgtggtttgtcatcacaaaTGGTCCCTTGAAGATTCTAAAGCCTAATAcagctattgctgttactgaAGGTGCACCACAATTCGTTGAAAAGCAAAGAAGTGAAAGGACAAGCGAGGacaagaagaaaacaaatctagaCAATGTTGCTAAGGATATTCTTTACAAAACACTTGACAAgtataccttcagcaaaatcaaaatgtgtccCACAACAAAAGAGATATGGGAGAAACTCATCCaaatttgtgaaaaaaatgAACAGACAAAGGAAAACAAGCTGTCTGTGGCAatgcaaaattttgaaaatcttaagatgaaagctggagaaactctaagAGAATTTGATGAGCGATTCAATAGCTTAGTAAATGAACTAGCAGCTTTAGGAAAGGAACTTGGCAATAGAGAAGTGACACTCAAAGttatgagagctttacccagggaaTGA